The Pseudomonas hefeiensis genomic sequence AGGGTTATGTGTTGCGCTGCGTGAGCGAGGCTTAGCCCAGCCGTACCTGCAGGCATTGGTGTACCCGGTACTCAGTGCACATCAGCAGTTCGCCTCCATGCGCGAACATGCCTGCGCACCGATGCTCACCACGCAAGGGCTGATGGCGTCGCTTGCTGGATATGTGCCAGACGAGTCTAGTCAGCGCGACCCCCAGGCCTTGGCACTGGAGCAGGAGGCCGCCACTGGACTGGCTCCGGCATTTGTTGGCGTGGCGCAGTGGGATCCGCTCTGTGATCAAGGCCGGGCCTACGTGGCGATGTTAAGACAGGCCCAGGTGCCTGCCGAACTGTACGTCGGTGAAGGGCTAGTGCACGCCAGCCTGCGTGCGAGTGGGGTTGCGGCAGTGGAGAGTTTCTATGACGCAGTTGCCGCCGCCTTGCGCACTGCATTGTTATAAGGCTCCGTACTTGGGAGAGTCTCACTGAGTGAGACGCTGGCACGGAAAAATCCTCAGCCGGGTATGGCCCATCAACCCCACCATCAGAGTGACTTTTTCGAGATTGGGACTGCCGGACCTCAGGCTGGGGGCATCCTTTTCAAACCATCCAAAGCATGCCCTCAGATGTACCCCCAATGGAGCAATCCACTGGAAGTGAATGGAGCTCCATGGGTGGTGGAAAGGCAGAAATGATCAGCTAAACAGCCTGCCCGACGACGCCTAAAGACTCTCAGGATCCCCAAAAAACATCTGAATCCGCGAACGCAACCAGCGCTCACCCGGGTCGTTGTCCTGGGAACCGCGCCAGGCCATGTGCAGTTCGAAGCTGCGTACCGGAATCGGTGGGTCCTCGGCGCGAACGCCGCCAGCGGCGGTCAGAGCGTCGGCGGTGTAGTCGGGCACGATGGCGATGATGTCAGTGCCCGCCAGCAGCGTGCTCAGGCCATTGAACTGCGGCACGGCCAGTACCACGTGACGCTTGCGGTCCAGTTTCTCCAGCTCTTCATCGATGAAACCGCTCAGATCGCCGGCGAAGGACACCAGGGCATGGGGCCGGGCGCAGAATTCATCCAGGGCCAGCCGTCCTGGGGCCGTGTCGGCCCGCAGTACTTTGGGCAGGCTGCGCCGCAAGACTTTACGCTTGGCGTTGGCCGGCAGATCCTCGGTGTAGCTGACGCCGATGGAGATTTCGCCGGACGCCAGCAGACCCGGCATCAGGATGTAGTTGACTCGCCGCACCACCAGCACAATGCCGGGTGCCTCGGCCCGCAGGCGTTTGAGCAGCATCGGCAGCAGGGCGAACTCGGCATCGTCCGACAGGCCGATACGAAACACCGAGGTGCTGGTGGCCGGGTCGAACTCCGCCGCACGGCTGACTGCCGTGGAGATCGAATCCAGGGCCGGGGAGAGCAGGGCGAAGATCTCGACTGCCCGGGCCGAAGGTTCCATGCTGCGACCGGTGCGCACGAACAGCGGGTCATCAAACAGGTTGCGCAGGCGCGACAGTGCGGCACTGATGGCCGGCTGGCCGAGGAACAGCTTCTCGGCGGCTCGGGTCACACTGCGTTCATGCATCAATGTTTCGAACACGATCAACAGGTTCAGGTCGACACGACGCAGGTCATTACGATTCATCTGGGGTCCTGGCAGATTCAGCAAGCTTGACGTGAGCGGCCATATGAGAACAATGACCGGCATGAATCTTACGGGGAAAGACTGGTACTCTGCACCGGCTAATTGCTTTTTCTTAGGGTAGACCCTGCAGGACTGGCTCAATTTTTTGCTGCGGAATCAATGACAGGCATGTCGACTATTAATAGCCACTGATGGTCTTGGGTACAAAGCCCGGATAGAGTTCATGGCATTAGAGGTTACTTTGACGAGGTTTGCGATGTCCCGCACGATCCGTTTTCACAAGTTTGGTGGTGCCGAGGTGCTCAAATGCGAAGAGCATGCGGCGGCTCTTCCTGCGCCAGGAGAAGTGCAGGTCCGTGTCGAAGCGATCGGCATCAGT encodes the following:
- a CDS encoding LysR family transcriptional regulator codes for the protein MNRNDLRRVDLNLLIVFETLMHERSVTRAAEKLFLGQPAISAALSRLRNLFDDPLFVRTGRSMEPSARAVEIFALLSPALDSISTAVSRAAEFDPATSTSVFRIGLSDDAEFALLPMLLKRLRAEAPGIVLVVRRVNYILMPGLLASGEISIGVSYTEDLPANAKRKVLRRSLPKVLRADTAPGRLALDEFCARPHALVSFAGDLSGFIDEELEKLDRKRHVVLAVPQFNGLSTLLAGTDIIAIVPDYTADALTAAGGVRAEDPPIPVRSFELHMAWRGSQDNDPGERWLRSRIQMFFGDPESL